The Streptomyces sp. NBC_01353 genome contains a region encoding:
- a CDS encoding class F sortase → MNSRTKGWGIAIAACVGIWLVQNGSENVTPPVPSAAEAFAAGPNAHTDAAADPLPPSTPVRLRIPEIDVDAPMTGLGLSPDGALDVPPASDRNLAGWYEDGTTPGAEGTSIVAGHVDNAQGPAVFYALGALKKGNRIEVDRQDGRTAVFTIDAVEVYENKDFPDERVYGEKHRAELRVITCGGGFTKKSGYQGNVVAFAHLIGVR, encoded by the coding sequence GTGAACAGCAGGACCAAGGGCTGGGGCATAGCCATCGCCGCATGCGTCGGCATCTGGCTCGTCCAGAACGGCTCGGAGAACGTCACCCCGCCGGTCCCGTCGGCCGCCGAGGCGTTCGCCGCCGGGCCGAACGCGCACACCGACGCCGCCGCCGACCCGCTGCCGCCCTCCACCCCCGTCCGGCTGCGCATCCCCGAGATCGACGTCGACGCGCCCATGACGGGGCTGGGTCTGAGCCCGGACGGCGCGCTCGACGTGCCGCCGGCGAGCGACCGCAATCTGGCCGGCTGGTACGAGGACGGCACCACGCCCGGCGCCGAGGGCACGTCGATCGTCGCCGGCCATGTCGACAACGCACAGGGCCCGGCCGTCTTCTACGCGCTCGGCGCGCTCAAGAAGGGCAACAGGATCGAGGTGGACCGGCAGGACGGCCGTACGGCCGTGTTCACGATCGACGCCGTCGAGGTGTACGAGAACAAGGACTTCCCGGACGAGCGGGTCTACGGGGAGAAGCACCGGGCCGAACTGCGGGTGATCACCTGCGGCGGTGGGTTCACCAAGAAGTCCGGCTACCAGGGGAACGTGGTGGCCTTCGCCCACCTCATCGGCGTGCGCTGA
- a CDS encoding ferric reductase-like transmembrane domain-containing protein, producing MTTEVSEPLFDARAAARPFPRAAPAPRLAPDRLRDAVVGGAGAVALLWGLQAEPSARLDAVFATGAHLTGLLAGYGVLVMLFLMARVPAVEHGVGADRLARWHALGGRYVLGLVGAHALLALCGYAVHTRTDLVTATLGLLSYPALAAATAGTALLVAVGITSARRRLRHETWRAVHLFSHLAAALGFVHQLAGPDLAASLPAVWVWSMAHATVAVLLVWYRIVVPVRQALRHTLRVTEVRDEGPDVVSVTIRGTGLERLCAEPGQFFRWRFLTRRLWRTALLLTVGALAATFLTAAVEPAAPPAPDRAPTGTTSDVAQDSRD from the coding sequence GTGACGACCGAGGTCAGTGAACCCCTCTTCGACGCGCGCGCGGCGGCGCGTCCGTTCCCGCGAGCCGCGCCCGCGCCCCGCCTCGCCCCCGATCGGCTGCGTGACGCCGTCGTCGGCGGAGCCGGGGCCGTCGCCCTGCTCTGGGGGCTCCAGGCCGAGCCGTCCGCGCGCCTGGACGCCGTCTTCGCGACCGGCGCGCATCTCACCGGGCTGCTCGCCGGCTACGGCGTCCTCGTCATGCTGTTCCTGATGGCCCGCGTCCCCGCCGTCGAGCACGGCGTCGGCGCCGACCGGCTCGCCCGATGGCACGCCCTCGGCGGCCGGTACGTCCTCGGCCTCGTCGGCGCCCACGCGCTCCTCGCCCTCTGCGGGTACGCCGTGCACACCCGTACCGACCTGGTCACCGCCACCCTCGGGCTGCTCTCCTATCCGGCACTCGCCGCAGCCACCGCCGGTACCGCGCTCCTCGTCGCCGTCGGTATCACCTCCGCCCGGCGGCGGCTGCGGCACGAGACCTGGCGGGCGGTCCATCTGTTCAGCCACCTCGCCGCCGCCCTCGGCTTCGTGCACCAGCTCGCGGGCCCCGACCTCGCGGCGAGCCTCCCGGCCGTCTGGGTCTGGTCGATGGCGCACGCCACCGTCGCCGTCCTCCTCGTCTGGTACCGGATCGTCGTCCCCGTCCGGCAGGCGCTGCGACACACCCTGCGGGTGACCGAGGTGCGCGACGAGGGCCCTGACGTCGTCTCGGTGACCATCCGCGGCACCGGCCTGGAGCGGCTGTGCGCCGAACCGGGCCAGTTCTTCCGCTGGCGGTTCCTGACCCGCAGGCTCTGGCGGACCGCGCTACTCCTCACCGTCGGTGCGCTCGCCGCGACGTTCCTGACGGCCGCCGTGGAACCGGCCGCGCCGCCCGCGCCGGACCGGGCGCCGACCGGCACAACCTCAGACGTAGCTCAAGACTCCCGGGATTGA
- a CDS encoding right-handed parallel beta-helix repeat-containing protein, protein MVARYVVSPRGGRRAHPDITSALRAAAARGRAALIEIAPGTYEESLVVRGEVRLVATDGPGSVVVSRLRGTVLETSGSVRVEGLVLTGRDTEADTVTCLAGTLTLDHVEVRTPGGAGTHARPNTHVTLRDSVILHGRTVFTASTGLIERCRFTDAADNAIAVIEGARVAVRGSRIEGSRIHGVRVCDAQAEVTGCELTGTGHSALMADTRAELTVADCAITAVHAEGIMFIEQSRGSVHGTRVTDAQHGIAAASGADPTVRGCVFAECRDTGINIQSSARGRFEDCQVLGAGNVSVFSTTGGAPEVHGCRISGGNVGIALTDGGRGRFTRIGIEGLTSSALRVWDGSKGVFEHVRVDRCAQGLDTTRGDGGTTADLTDAVFRDFGVTAVTALGQSRVTLKGVKAERGVVGFGAGEDAQLLVHDCDVTAMRVGGIVAYGKAGLFARNLTVNGSEGTGLTGAGSAYLDVADSEFTDCAEMGAVFADDSAGRVVNCSVNGTQGTAVVHNGRVDLVSLRTSLPVVHKTVRTVEPTPTIINNYNGPVIHGSVTNSQFSWNNDNVVQQQAEGDGSTA, encoded by the coding sequence ATGGTCGCGAGGTATGTCGTCTCGCCGCGGGGTGGTCGTCGCGCCCACCCCGACATCACGTCCGCTCTGCGGGCCGCCGCCGCCCGGGGCCGGGCAGCGCTGATCGAGATCGCGCCCGGGACTTACGAGGAGAGCCTCGTCGTCCGGGGCGAGGTCCGGCTGGTCGCGACCGACGGCCCGGGTTCCGTCGTGGTGAGCCGGCTGCGCGGGACGGTACTGGAGACCTCCGGGTCGGTGCGCGTCGAAGGTCTCGTCCTGACCGGCCGCGACACCGAGGCCGACACCGTCACCTGCCTGGCCGGCACCCTCACCCTCGACCACGTGGAGGTCCGCACGCCGGGCGGCGCCGGCACGCACGCGCGGCCGAACACCCACGTCACCCTGCGGGACAGCGTGATCCTGCACGGCCGCACCGTCTTCACCGCGTCGACCGGACTGATCGAGCGGTGCCGGTTCACCGACGCCGCCGACAACGCGATCGCCGTGATCGAGGGCGCCCGGGTCGCCGTCCGGGGCAGCCGGATCGAGGGCAGCCGGATCCACGGGGTGCGCGTCTGCGACGCCCAGGCCGAGGTCACCGGCTGCGAGCTGACCGGCACCGGGCACTCGGCCCTCATGGCCGACACCCGGGCGGAACTCACCGTGGCCGACTGCGCGATCACCGCCGTGCACGCGGAGGGGATCATGTTCATCGAGCAGTCCCGGGGCTCCGTGCACGGCACGCGCGTCACCGACGCGCAGCACGGGATCGCCGCGGCGAGCGGCGCCGACCCGACGGTGCGCGGCTGCGTGTTCGCCGAGTGCCGTGACACCGGCATCAACATCCAGAGCTCGGCCCGGGGCAGGTTCGAGGACTGCCAGGTCCTCGGCGCGGGCAACGTCTCGGTGTTCTCCACCACGGGCGGCGCTCCGGAGGTGCACGGCTGCCGCATCTCCGGAGGCAACGTCGGTATCGCCCTGACGGACGGCGGGCGAGGCCGCTTCACCCGCATCGGGATCGAGGGCCTGACAAGCTCGGCGCTACGGGTCTGGGACGGATCCAAGGGCGTTTTCGAGCACGTCCGGGTGGACCGCTGCGCGCAGGGGCTGGACACCACCCGAGGCGACGGCGGCACCACGGCCGACCTCACCGACGCGGTGTTCCGTGACTTCGGCGTCACCGCGGTCACCGCCCTCGGCCAGTCCAGGGTCACGCTCAAGGGCGTCAAGGCCGAGCGCGGGGTGGTGGGCTTCGGCGCCGGCGAGGACGCCCAACTGCTCGTACACGACTGTGACGTCACAGCGATGCGCGTCGGAGGAATCGTCGCGTACGGCAAGGCAGGCCTCTTCGCGAGGAACCTCACCGTGAACGGGTCGGAGGGAACAGGGCTGACCGGGGCCGGCTCCGCCTACCTGGACGTCGCGGACAGTGAGTTCACGGACTGCGCGGAGATGGGCGCCGTCTTCGCCGACGACTCCGCCGGCCGCGTGGTGAACTGCTCCGTGAACGGAACGCAGGGAACCGCCGTGGTACACAACGGCCGCGTCGACCTCGTCTCGCTGCGCACATCGCTGCCGGTCGTCCACAAGACCGTCCGCACGGTCGAGCCGACGCCGACGATCATCAACAACTACAACGGCCCGGTCATCCACGGCTCGGTCACCAACAGCCAGTTCTCGTGGAACAACGACAACGTCGTCCAGCAACAGGCCGAAGGGGACGGTTCCACCGCATGA
- a CDS encoding NAD(P)H-dependent oxidoreductase, which yields MDITNSANSADSTSAAQVAPLKLAVIVASNREGRFAPVIADWFLGRTVERDDFTVDVVDLAEVDLPTSLSYNPDPAVRAELAKVSPVLAAADAFVVLTPEYNHSFPASLKSLIDWHGSEWHAKPVGFVSYGGMSGGLRAVEQLRQVYAEMHAVTVRDTVSFHNAHGHFDEDGRHKDPTRPDAAAKSMLDQIAWWAHALRNAKSTRPYAA from the coding sequence ATGGACATCACGAACTCCGCGAACTCCGCCGATTCCACGAGCGCCGCCCAGGTCGCGCCGCTCAAGCTCGCCGTCATCGTCGCCAGCAATCGCGAGGGCCGCTTCGCCCCGGTCATCGCCGACTGGTTCCTCGGCCGGACCGTCGAGCGCGACGACTTCACCGTCGACGTCGTCGACCTCGCCGAGGTCGACCTGCCGACCTCCCTCTCGTACAACCCCGACCCCGCCGTCCGCGCCGAACTGGCCAAGGTCTCCCCGGTCCTCGCCGCCGCCGACGCCTTCGTCGTCCTCACCCCCGAGTACAACCACTCCTTCCCCGCCTCCCTCAAGTCCCTCATCGACTGGCACGGCTCCGAATGGCACGCCAAGCCCGTCGGCTTCGTCTCGTACGGAGGGATGTCCGGCGGACTGCGCGCCGTCGAGCAACTGCGCCAGGTCTACGCCGAGATGCACGCCGTGACCGTCCGCGACACGGTCTCCTTCCACAACGCCCACGGCCACTTCGACGAGGACGGGCGCCACAAGGACCCCACCCGCCCCGACGCCGCCGCCAAGTCGATGCTCGACCAGATCGCCTGGTGGGCGCACGCACTCCGTAACGCCAAGTCCACCCGCCCGTACGCGGCTTGA
- the nirB gene encoding nitrite reductase large subunit NirB: MSTTPVHTPTVVLVGHGMVGQRFLEALADRGVTERSRVVVLCEEPRPAYDRVQLTSYFNGRTPDDLSMVEDGFMAKHGIELYVGDPAESIDREARTVTARSGQVIPYDTLVLATGSYPFVPPVPGKDARGCFVYRTIEDLLAIEEYARTATTGAVVGGGLLGLEAAGALKGLGLDTHIVEFAPRLMPVQVDDGGGAALLRTIEQMGLSVHTGTGTQEVVTEDGAVTGMRLSDGSELATDMVVFSAGVRPRDQLARDCGLTVGERGGIAVDERCKTSDPAVYAIGECALASDGRVYGLVAPGYEMALTAAATIAEEAVDGFTGADMSTKLKLLGVDVASFGDAHGTAEGCLDVVYSDSRSGVYKKLVIDGDGRLLGGVLVGDADSYGLLRSLTGSVPPVSPEQLVLPAGAGAPVALGPSALPDDAVICSCHNVTKHAITQCETLPEVKKCTKAGTGCGSCVKLIGQLLPEPKDKGLCACFSYTRSELYEITRTLRLTSFAALLDSHGRPEARGGEGCEICKPTVGSILASLAPTIGAGGYILDGEQASLQDTNDHFLANMQRNGSYSVVPRIPGGEITPDKLIVIGEVARDFGLYTKITGGQRIDMFGARVEQLPAIWTRLVDAGFESGHAYGKSLRTVKSCVGQTWCRYGVQDSVKMAIQLELRYRGLRSPHKLKSAVSGCARECAEAQSKDFGVIATASGWNLYVGGNGGATPRHADLLAQDLSDAELVRLIDRFLMFYIRTADRLERTSTWLERLEGGLEHLKDVVVHDSLGLCDELEALMAAHVADYQDEWAQTLDDPDRLRRFVSFVNAPDAPDPSVKFVPERDQIKPDLTVLTIGTRLERV, encoded by the coding sequence ATGTCGACCACGCCCGTGCACACCCCCACTGTCGTCCTGGTCGGCCACGGCATGGTCGGCCAGCGTTTCCTGGAGGCGCTGGCGGACCGTGGCGTCACCGAGCGCTCCCGCGTCGTGGTGCTCTGCGAGGAGCCCCGCCCGGCCTACGACCGGGTCCAGCTGACCTCGTACTTCAACGGCCGCACCCCCGACGATCTCTCGATGGTCGAGGACGGCTTCATGGCGAAGCACGGCATCGAGCTGTACGTCGGCGACCCGGCCGAGTCGATCGACCGCGAGGCCCGTACGGTCACCGCCCGCTCGGGGCAGGTCATCCCGTACGACACGCTCGTCCTGGCCACCGGCTCGTACCCCTTCGTGCCGCCCGTCCCCGGCAAGGACGCCCGCGGCTGTTTCGTCTACCGGACGATCGAGGACCTGCTGGCCATCGAGGAGTACGCCAGGACGGCGACGACCGGTGCGGTCGTCGGCGGCGGACTGCTCGGCCTGGAGGCGGCGGGCGCGCTCAAGGGGCTCGGACTCGACACGCACATCGTGGAGTTCGCGCCCCGGCTGATGCCGGTGCAGGTCGACGACGGCGGTGGCGCCGCGCTGCTGCGCACGATCGAACAGATGGGGCTGAGCGTCCACACGGGCACCGGAACCCAGGAGGTCGTGACCGAGGACGGCGCGGTCACCGGGATGCGTCTGTCGGACGGCTCCGAACTGGCCACGGACATGGTGGTGTTCTCGGCGGGCGTACGGCCCCGCGACCAGCTGGCCCGCGACTGCGGTCTGACGGTCGGCGAGCGCGGCGGCATCGCGGTGGACGAGCGGTGCAAGACGTCCGACCCCGCCGTGTACGCCATCGGCGAGTGCGCGCTGGCCTCCGACGGCCGGGTGTACGGCCTGGTCGCGCCGGGCTACGAGATGGCGCTGACGGCCGCGGCGACGATCGCCGAGGAGGCCGTGGACGGCTTCACCGGTGCCGACATGTCGACCAAGCTGAAGCTGCTGGGCGTCGACGTGGCCTCCTTCGGTGACGCGCACGGCACCGCCGAGGGCTGCCTCGACGTCGTCTACTCCGACTCCCGCTCCGGGGTCTACAAGAAGCTCGTCATCGACGGCGACGGCAGGCTGCTCGGCGGTGTCCTGGTCGGTGACGCCGACTCGTACGGATTGCTGCGGTCGCTCACCGGCTCCGTCCCGCCGGTCTCCCCCGAGCAGCTGGTCCTGCCTGCGGGCGCGGGCGCCCCGGTGGCGCTGGGCCCGTCCGCGCTCCCCGACGACGCCGTCATCTGCTCGTGCCACAACGTCACCAAGCACGCGATCACCCAGTGCGAGACGCTGCCCGAGGTGAAGAAGTGCACCAAGGCCGGTACGGGCTGCGGCAGTTGCGTGAAGCTCATCGGGCAGCTGCTGCCGGAGCCGAAGGACAAGGGGCTCTGCGCCTGCTTCTCGTACACCCGCAGCGAGCTGTACGAGATCACCCGCACGCTGCGGCTGACGTCCTTCGCCGCGCTGCTCGACTCGCACGGGCGTCCTGAGGCGCGCGGCGGCGAGGGCTGCGAGATCTGCAAGCCGACCGTCGGTTCGATCCTCGCGAGCCTCGCGCCGACGATCGGGGCGGGTGGCTACATCCTGGACGGCGAGCAGGCCTCCCTCCAGGACACCAACGACCACTTCCTCGCGAACATGCAGCGCAACGGCTCGTACTCGGTCGTGCCGCGCATCCCCGGCGGTGAGATCACCCCGGACAAGCTGATCGTGATCGGCGAGGTGGCCCGGGACTTCGGGCTCTACACCAAGATCACGGGCGGACAGCGGATCGACATGTTCGGCGCCCGCGTCGAGCAGCTGCCGGCGATCTGGACCCGTCTCGTGGACGCGGGCTTCGAGTCGGGGCACGCGTACGGGAAGTCGCTGCGCACCGTGAAGTCCTGCGTGGGGCAGACCTGGTGCCGCTACGGCGTGCAGGACTCGGTGAAGATGGCGATCCAGCTGGAGCTGCGCTACCGGGGCCTGCGCTCCCCGCACAAGCTCAAGTCGGCGGTCTCCGGCTGCGCCCGCGAGTGCGCGGAGGCGCAGTCGAAGGACTTCGGCGTCATCGCGACGGCGAGCGGGTGGAACCTGTACGTGGGCGGCAACGGCGGCGCGACCCCGCGCCACGCGGACCTGCTCGCCCAGGATCTGTCGGACGCCGAACTGGTGCGGCTGATCGACCGGTTCCTGATGTTCTACATCCGTACCGCCGACCGCCTGGAGCGCACCTCGACCTGGCTGGAGCGGCTCGAGGGCGGCCTGGAGCACCTCAAGGACGTGGTCGTGCACGACTCTCTGGGGCTCTGCGACGAGTTGGAGGCGCTGATGGCGGCCCATGTCGCGGACTACCAGGACGAGTGGGCACAGACCCTGGACGACCCGGACCGGCTGCGCCGCTTCGTGTCGTTCGTGAACGCGCCGGACGCGCCGGACCCGTCGGTGAAGTTCGTGCCCGAGCGCGACCAGATCAAGCCGGACCTGACCGTCCTCACCATCGGAACCCGCCTGGAAAGGGTCTGA
- a CDS encoding TSUP family transporter: MPDISLTTVVLLCIAALVAGWIDAVVGGGGLLLLPALLLGLPQAGAAQILGTNKAVAIVGTTGAAITYVRKAPVQVKTAVRIGLAALAGSMGGAFFAAGISSDVLRPVIMVVLVGVAAFVMLRPSFGTQGEDKAPVTRARIVTAIVLVGGGIGFYDGLFGPGTGTFLVLALTAVLHLDLVTASATAKIVNVCTNAGALAMFAYQGSVLWQLAAVMAVFNLAGGMIGARMALSKGSEFVRGVLLFVVFSLVAKLAFDQWS; the protein is encoded by the coding sequence ATGCCTGACATCTCCCTGACCACCGTCGTCCTGCTCTGTATCGCCGCACTCGTGGCCGGCTGGATCGACGCCGTGGTCGGCGGGGGAGGGCTCCTTCTGCTGCCCGCGCTGCTGCTCGGGCTCCCGCAGGCCGGGGCCGCGCAGATCCTCGGCACCAACAAGGCCGTCGCGATCGTGGGCACGACCGGGGCCGCCATCACCTACGTACGCAAGGCCCCGGTGCAGGTGAAGACGGCGGTACGGATCGGGCTCGCGGCCCTCGCCGGCTCCATGGGCGGCGCGTTCTTCGCGGCCGGGATCAGTAGCGACGTACTGCGCCCCGTGATCATGGTGGTACTGGTCGGCGTGGCAGCGTTCGTGATGCTGCGGCCGTCCTTCGGGACCCAGGGGGAGGACAAGGCGCCCGTGACGCGGGCCCGGATCGTCACCGCGATCGTGCTCGTCGGCGGCGGGATCGGCTTCTATGACGGGCTGTTCGGGCCGGGCACCGGCACCTTCCTGGTCCTCGCGCTCACAGCCGTGCTCCATCTCGACCTGGTGACCGCCTCCGCCACCGCCAAGATCGTCAACGTCTGCACCAACGCGGGCGCGCTCGCGATGTTCGCCTACCAGGGCAGCGTGCTGTGGCAGCTGGCCGCCGTGATGGCCGTCTTCAACCTGGCCGGCGGGATGATCGGCGCGCGGATGGCGCTGAGCAAGGGCTCGGAGTTCGTCCGCGGGGTGCTGCTGTTCGTGGTGTTCTCGCTGGTCGCGAAGCTCGCCTTCGACCAGTGGAGCTGA
- a CDS encoding FAD-dependent oxidoreductase: MSTRIVVVGGGTAGVRLAQRLPVTLLGEEPHAPYNRVLLADVLAGRYAPEVIALPAPQEPVRRGVRAVRIDRAARTVECEDGTTVGYDRLVLATGSNPVLPPLRGLRGSRLPSGVHPFRTLDDCLELRELVRPGVRAVVIGGGLLGVSAARALAALGAEVVLTQQGERLMERQLDAQASELLREHVESLGVEVHTECRVSGLRQEDGAVTAVELADGFVLDAQVVVLACGVRPRVGLARDAGLDVRRGIVVDDELRTSDPFIHAIGDCAEHGGRVYGLAGPALEQADALADLLLSETPAFQAAATPPQTTVPEATPRPAYTGTRALTRLTLGGPEALDLAAFGEATPLPGDDVVQLTDATRRAYRKVVVRGDRLVGGVLLGDLAAVGALARAWEGDEALPPAPLLHLLTHDGGS, from the coding sequence ATGAGTACACGGATCGTGGTGGTCGGAGGCGGAACGGCGGGCGTCCGGCTCGCCCAGCGCCTGCCGGTCACCCTCCTCGGCGAAGAGCCGCACGCACCGTACAACAGGGTGCTGCTCGCGGACGTCCTCGCCGGGCGGTACGCGCCGGAGGTGATCGCGCTGCCCGCTCCGCAGGAGCCGGTGCGGCGCGGGGTGCGGGCGGTGCGGATCGACCGGGCCGCCAGGACCGTGGAGTGCGAGGACGGGACGACGGTCGGCTACGACCGGCTGGTCCTGGCGACCGGCTCCAACCCCGTGCTGCCGCCGCTGCGCGGACTGCGCGGCTCGCGGCTGCCGTCGGGCGTCCACCCGTTCCGCACGCTCGACGACTGCCTGGAGCTGCGGGAGCTCGTCCGGCCCGGGGTCCGCGCGGTCGTCATCGGCGGCGGGCTGCTCGGGGTCTCCGCGGCCCGCGCACTGGCGGCGCTCGGCGCCGAGGTCGTGCTCACCCAGCAGGGCGAGCGGCTCATGGAGCGCCAGCTCGACGCGCAGGCCTCGGAGCTGCTCCGGGAGCACGTGGAGTCCCTCGGCGTCGAGGTGCACACCGAGTGCCGGGTCAGCGGCCTGCGCCAGGAGGACGGCGCGGTCACGGCCGTGGAGCTCGCCGACGGTTTCGTGCTCGACGCCCAGGTCGTGGTGCTCGCGTGCGGGGTCAGGCCGCGTGTCGGGCTCGCCCGGGACGCCGGTCTGGACGTCCGCAGGGGCATCGTCGTCGACGACGAGCTGCGGACCTCCGACCCGTTCATCCACGCCATCGGCGACTGCGCCGAACACGGCGGCCGCGTCTACGGCCTGGCCGGCCCGGCCCTGGAACAGGCGGACGCGCTGGCGGACCTTCTCCTGTCGGAGACGCCCGCCTTCCAGGCCGCCGCGACCCCGCCGCAGACGACCGTGCCGGAGGCGACGCCCCGGCCCGCCTACACCGGCACCCGCGCCCTGACCCGCCTCACGCTGGGCGGCCCCGAGGCGCTCGACCTGGCCGCGTTCGGCGAGGCCACCCCGCTGCCCGGCGACGACGTCGTGCAGCTGACCGACGCCACCCGGCGCGCCTACCGCAAGGTCGTCGTCCGCGGAGACCGCCTCGTCGGTGGCGTGCTGCTCGGCGATCTCGCCGCGGTCGGGGCGCTCGCCCGGGCCTGGGAGGGCGACGAGGCCCTTCCGCCCGCTCCCCTGCTTCACCTGCTCACCCATGACGGAGGCTCCTGA
- a CDS encoding aminotransferase class IV yields the protein MTTPVPHIEIDGSPATDPKVLASLLTGYGHFTAAQVRDGRVQGLDLHLARLDRAGRELFDEGVDGERVRALLRGALESAGRRDAAARVYVHPDLAGGTRTTVTVTDPYTHVPTPQRLKSVVYGRPAPHIKHVGGFGQTYYGEAVRREGFDEALLTSLDGEIAEGAVTNIAFWDGTSLVWPSAPCLHGITMTLLESHLESVRRRVTRDDLPGFRAALVTNSRGISPVGGIDGVDFEVDEELMVRVYEAYESVPWDRL from the coding sequence ATGACGACGCCTGTCCCGCACATCGAGATCGACGGCTCCCCCGCCACCGACCCGAAGGTCCTCGCGAGCCTGCTGACCGGCTACGGCCACTTCACCGCGGCCCAGGTGCGCGACGGGCGGGTGCAGGGCCTCGACCTGCATCTGGCCCGCCTCGACCGTGCCGGCCGGGAGCTGTTCGACGAGGGTGTGGACGGGGAGCGCGTACGGGCGCTGCTGCGCGGCGCCCTGGAATCGGCGGGCCGACGGGACGCGGCGGCGCGGGTGTACGTCCACCCGGACCTCGCCGGAGGCACCCGGACCACGGTGACCGTGACGGATCCGTACACCCACGTTCCGACCCCGCAGCGCCTGAAGTCCGTCGTGTACGGGCGTCCGGCGCCCCACATCAAGCACGTGGGCGGCTTCGGCCAGACGTACTACGGGGAGGCGGTGCGGCGCGAGGGCTTCGACGAGGCGCTGCTGACCTCCCTGGACGGCGAGATCGCCGAGGGCGCGGTCACCAACATCGCCTTCTGGGACGGCACGTCACTGGTCTGGCCGTCGGCCCCCTGCCTGCACGGCATCACGATGACCCTGCTGGAGTCCCACCTGGAATCGGTACGGCGCCGGGTGACCCGGGACGACCTCCCCGGCTTCCGCGCGGCCTTGGTGACGAACTCCCGGGGCATCTCGCCGGTCGGCGGAATCGACGGCGTGGACTTCGAGGTGGACGAGGAGCTGATGGTGCGGGTGTACGAGGCGTACGAATCGGTGCCTTGGGATCGGCTGTGA